Part of the Lysobacter enzymogenes genome is shown below.
GTGCGCGTCCCAGACATCGCCTTGCTGGCCGTTGTACGACTCCGCGTCTTGCGGCGACATGGTCAGGGCGATCGCCCATTCGAACCATTCGTAGATCAGGCTGGTGCACATGATGCCGGCCACCGCCAGCACGAAGGCCTGACGCGCGCTGAGCGCCGGCCAGCGCTGGAGCAGGTACTCGCGCAGCGCCGGGGCGAAGCAGGCGCCGTAGAGGAAGTGGATCAGCCGGTCGAAATGATTGCGCTGGAAGCCGAACGCGCGGTCCAGCGACCAGCCGCCGGTGAGCCACTGGATCCACTGGTCGTAAGGCACGTAGGAATACAGCCAGCGCGCGGCGATGCAGTGCAGGGTCATGAAGCCGCAGATCGCGAGGAAATGCCCGTCGCGCATCGGCCAGCGGCGGTCGTGGCGCCACAGCCACAACAGCCCGACCACGGTCAGCGCGCTGTGCATGGCTTGTTCGAACGGGCTCTTGGGCGCGATCCAGGTGATCGCGAACACCGCCAGGACGAAGGCCAGCGAAGCTTTCTTTACGGCGCTCATGCGTCCTTGCGCAGCGGGCATGCGGGTGGTTCCGGTGATGACGCAGAGAAACTACCGGAGTGGGGTGGGGAAGGGAACAGGCGTCGCAGTTTTCGCTGTGGTTGATTTTTCGCGGTCGCAGCTCGCGCAGCTCCTACAGTCGCCCCCTGTGGGAGCTGCGCGAGCTGCGGCCGCGACAACGAAACGACGACGAACCCTGCTCTCCCGCAACGAAAAACGGCGGGCCAAGGCCCGCCGTTCCGGCAACGCAAAACCGCGCCGCACTCAGCCGATATGCACGCGCTCGCCGCCGCTGTGCCCGACCACTTCGCCGATGCGCCAGTGCGCCAACCCCAGACGGCGCAGGTCGGCCTCGGTCGCCGCCGCGGCTTCGTCCGGCACCACCAGCACGAAGCCGATGCCGCAGTTGAAGGTGCGCCACATTTCCTCGCGCGGCACCGCGCCTTCGCGCTGCAGCCAGTCGAACACCGGCGGCAGGGTCCAGGTGGCGGTGCGGATGTCGAGGCCGAGGCCGTCGGGGATGACGCGGATGATGTTCTCGGTCAGGCCGCCGCCGGTGATGTGGGCCATGGCGTGGATCCGATGCTCGCCGCCGTTGGCGCGCAGCAGTTCCAGGATCGGCTTGACGTACAGCGCGGTCGGCTCCATCAGCGCGTCGATCAGGCGCACGCCGCCGACGGCGACGTCGCCCGGGCGGCCGGCGCGGTCGAAGATGCGGCGGATCAGCGAATAGCCGTTGGAGTGCGGGCCGCTGGAGGCGATGCCGATCAGCACGTCGCCGCGCTGGACCCGCGAACCGTCGAGGATCTGCGACTTCTCGACCGCGCCGACGGTGAAGCCGGCCAGGTCGTACTCGCCCGGCGGGTACATGTCGGGCATCTCGGCGGTTTCGCCGCCGATCAGCGCGCAGCCGGCCAGTTCGCAGCCCTTGGCGATGCCGCCGACGACCGCGACGGTGGTGTCCACGTCGAGCTTGCCGGTGGCGAAGTAGTCGAGGAAGAACAGCGGCTCGGCGCCCTGCACCAGCACGTCGTTGACGCACATGCCGACCAGGTCGATGCCGATGGTGTCGTGGCGGTTGAGCTGCTGGGCCAGCTTGAGCTTGGTGCCGACGCCGTCGGTGCCGGACACCAGCACCGGCTCGCGGTACTTGCCGGACAGGTCGAACAGGGCGCCGAAGCCGCCCAGCCCGCCCATCACTTCGGGACGGAAGCTGCGCTTGACCAGCGGCTTGATGCGTTCGACGACCTCGTTGCCGGCGTCGATGTCGACGCCCGCGTCGCGGTAGGTCAGCGGCTTGGGAGAGGTGTCGGAGGAGGAAGCGGTCACGGCGGCCCCGGGGTGGTCGCGGAGGGAAGCCGGCGATTTTAGCAGGCCACGGGGGCCTAGACGTTAGCCGGTCGCCACGGGCCGCCGGCGAAAGGCCCGCCGGGCGCGGCTTTCGCTGTGTCGCGCCGGCTCGCGATGCGCGCCGCGCGAATCCCGTTCAGCCCCCGAATGGACTCCCCGCCCCGCCTGCGGCACCATTTCGGACCTTGAACGCCGATCACGGCTCCGGGCCGCGTACGGCCTCGCGGCCGGGCCCGGCGGCTCGCAACGCGGGCGGGACGCCCGCTCCACGAACAGAAGATAGGGACAGCGATGGGCTGGTCGATGGGTAAGGCAATCCGGACTTGGGCAATGGCTGCGGCGCTGCTGGCGAGTTTCGCCGCGAGCGCGCAGCGGGTGGAGGGCGACCGCGCCCAGGCCGACGGCGCGTATTCGGCCGAAGTGCCGGTCGGCGGCCAGAGCGAGGCCGAGCGCAACGGCGCGATGGCGCGGGCGCTGGCCCAGGTGCTCGGCAAGATGTCCGGCGACCGCGCCGCGGCCAGCCGCCCCGGCGTCGGCCAGGAACTGCGCCGGGCCAAGGACTACGCCACCGGCTACGACTACCGCCAGGACGAGGGCGTGTCGCAGATGACCGGCGCGCCGACGTTCCAGACCACCTTGGTGGTCAATTTCGACCAGGAGAAGGTCGAGAACCTCGCCGCCACGCTCGGCCTGCCGATCTGGCCGCAGCCGCGGCCCAAGCCGGTGCTGTGGCTGGCGATCGACGACGGCAGCGGCCCGCGCCTGGTCGGCCTGGGCCAGGCCAACGCCGCGCGCGCCGCGCTGAACCGCGCGGTCGAGCGCGGCTACCGGCTCGGCCTGCCGACCGGCAGCGCCGCCGAACAGGCCAGCGTCGGCGCGATCTGGCGCGGCGACGCCGCCGCGGTGGCGCGCGCGTCGGCCCGCTACAGCCCGCCGATGCAGCTGATCGGCAAGCTCTACCGGGTCAAGAGCGGCGGCTGGAAGGGAGACTGGTCGTTCGTCGACGGCGGCAAGGTGCTCAACAGTTGGAACCTCACCGACGCGGACGCGCGCAAGGTCATGGCCGGCGGCGCCGACGGCGCCGCCGACGCGCTGATGAAGCGCTACGCCAAGCGCAGCGTGGCCGGCGCCCCGGGCACGTACCGGGTCGTGTTCACCGGCGTGCGCAGCGCCGAGGACTACATCCGCCTGGCCGGCTATCTGCAGGGCCTGGCGGTGGTGCGCAAGATCGTGCCGGTGCGCGCCACGCCCGAAAGCGTTGAGTTCGACCTCGACCTGCTGTCCGGCCTGCCCGGCTTCAAGCGCATGACCGACGCCGGCGACACCCTGGTGGGCCTGGAAGGCCTCGAGGGTCAGCCGCCTGTGTTCCAACTGCACTGAGCCGACGAATGAGCGAACACGCGAACGGACGCACCCCGCTGGAAGACATCGCCCTGTTCCTGCGCCGCCTGCAATGGGCGGCGCTCGGCGTGGGCGCCTGCTGGTTGTTGTGGGTGCTCGCGCCGGTGCTGACGCCGTTCGTGATCGCCGGCATGCTCGGCTGGCTCGGCGACCCGCTGGTCGACCGGATCGAGCGCACCGGCCGCTCGCGCAACACCGCGGTGATCCTGGTGTTCACCCTGATGGCGCTGCTGGTGGTGCTGGTGCTGCTGATCCTGGTGCCGCTGATCGAGCGCCAGATCACCACCCTGATCGTGTCGCTGCCGACCTACCGGGTCTGGTTCACCGACACCGCGATTCCGTGGCTGGAGCAGCGCACCGGTTTCCAGATCAGCGTCTGGCTCGACCTCAACCACATGATCGAGCTGGTGCGCAGCAACTGGGAACGCGCCGGCGGCATCGCCACGACCTTGCTCGGCTATCTGTCGCGCTCGGGCTTCGCCCTGATCGCGATGGTCGCCAACATCGCGCTGCTGCCGGTGCTGACGTTCTTCTTCCTGCGCGACTGGGACAAGCTGGTCGAACGGGTCGCCTCGCTGATCCCGCGCGCCTACCTCGACACGGTCGGCCGGCTGGCGCGCGAATCCAACGACGTGCTCGGCGCGTTCCTGCGCGGCCAGTT
Proteins encoded:
- a CDS encoding DUF2238 domain-containing protein → MSAVKKASLAFVLAVFAITWIAPKSPFEQAMHSALTVVGLLWLWRHDRRWPMRDGHFLAICGFMTLHCIAARWLYSYVPYDQWIQWLTGGWSLDRAFGFQRNHFDRLIHFLYGACFAPALREYLLQRWPALSARQAFVLAVAGIMCTSLIYEWFEWAIALTMSPQDAESYNGQQGDVWDAHMDMFLATLGALAAWPRQRAAG
- the purM gene encoding phosphoribosylformylglycinamidine cyclo-ligase; the protein is MTASSSDTSPKPLTYRDAGVDIDAGNEVVERIKPLVKRSFRPEVMGGLGGFGALFDLSGKYREPVLVSGTDGVGTKLKLAQQLNRHDTIGIDLVGMCVNDVLVQGAEPLFFLDYFATGKLDVDTTVAVVGGIAKGCELAGCALIGGETAEMPDMYPPGEYDLAGFTVGAVEKSQILDGSRVQRGDVLIGIASSGPHSNGYSLIRRIFDRAGRPGDVAVGGVRLIDALMEPTALYVKPILELLRANGGEHRIHAMAHITGGGLTENIIRVIPDGLGLDIRTATWTLPPVFDWLQREGAVPREEMWRTFNCGIGFVLVVPDEAAAATEADLRRLGLAHWRIGEVVGHSGGERVHIG
- a CDS encoding DUF2066 domain-containing protein: MGWSMGKAIRTWAMAAALLASFAASAQRVEGDRAQADGAYSAEVPVGGQSEAERNGAMARALAQVLGKMSGDRAAASRPGVGQELRRAKDYATGYDYRQDEGVSQMTGAPTFQTTLVVNFDQEKVENLAATLGLPIWPQPRPKPVLWLAIDDGSGPRLVGLGQANAARAALNRAVERGYRLGLPTGSAAEQASVGAIWRGDAAAVARASARYSPPMQLIGKLYRVKSGGWKGDWSFVDGGKVLNSWNLTDADARKVMAGGADGAADALMKRYAKRSVAGAPGTYRVVFTGVRSAEDYIRLAGYLQGLAVVRKIVPVRATPESVEFDLDLLSGLPGFKRMTDAGDTLVGLEGLEGQPPVFQLH
- a CDS encoding AI-2E family transporter, with translation MSEHANGRTPLEDIALFLRRLQWAALGVGACWLLWVLAPVLTPFVIAGMLGWLGDPLVDRIERTGRSRNTAVILVFTLMALLVVLVLLILVPLIERQITTLIVSLPTYRVWFTDTAIPWLEQRTGFQISVWLDLNHMIELVRSNWERAGGIATTLLGYLSRSGFALIAMVANIALLPVLTFFFLRDWDKLVERVASLIPRAYLDTVGRLARESNDVLGAFLRGQFLVMLALGVMYGVGLWAVGLDLGILIGIIAGLLTFVPYLGPASGIILGVIAALVQYGDWKHVLGVLIVFGVGQVVESYWLTPKLVGDRIGLHPVAVIFAVLAGGQLFGFLGMLLALPVAAVVNVLLRYAQERYTHSRLYAGDLPVAAPQAAGADAVEQENKQ